Proteins encoded together in one Gemmatimonas sp. window:
- a CDS encoding zf-TFIIB domain-containing protein, translating into MAIEHTPSRNEDEYFARIDADLRKEMRAKADVERAAQVAAERNKCPRDGTPLVSRETHHVIVDTCPTCEGLWLDKGELEILEKAQAEHSGFVTNLLNIFK; encoded by the coding sequence ATGGCCATCGAGCACACGCCCAGTCGCAACGAAGACGAATACTTTGCCCGGATCGACGCCGACCTGCGCAAGGAGATGCGCGCCAAGGCCGACGTCGAGCGCGCCGCACAGGTGGCCGCCGAGCGCAACAAGTGCCCGCGCGACGGCACGCCGCTCGTGTCGCGCGAAACGCATCATGTCATCGTCGATACCTGCCCGACTTGCGAAGGCCTCTGGCTCGATAAGGGCGAACTCGAGATTCTCGAGAAGGCACAGGCCGAGCACAGCGGTTTCGTCACCAATTTGCTGAACATCTTCAAGTAA
- a CDS encoding winged helix-turn-helix domain-containing protein, whose amino-acid sequence MTITALHALDVVVALRLAESPGADFRTLAEDLALSVSTTHAAVKRLMLAGLVRPTGAGVGAVNRHALLEFLEHGVRYAFPAAAGTPTRGVPTAHSGPVFTDVMDAADALVWEDPQGTVEGRALVPLLPRAGQLVKRAPATYALLTAVDALRVGRARERDIARRYLREVLKVPSPSQPSTV is encoded by the coding sequence ATGACCATAACTGCACTACATGCCCTGGACGTCGTTGTCGCGCTGCGGCTGGCCGAGAGCCCCGGGGCGGACTTCCGCACGCTCGCGGAGGATCTCGCGCTGAGCGTGAGTACCACGCACGCGGCGGTGAAGCGGCTGATGCTCGCCGGGTTGGTGCGGCCGACGGGTGCAGGGGTTGGTGCGGTGAACCGGCACGCATTGCTCGAGTTTCTCGAGCACGGCGTGCGCTACGCGTTTCCGGCCGCGGCCGGCACCCCGACCCGCGGCGTTCCGACAGCGCACTCGGGCCCGGTGTTCACCGACGTGATGGACGCCGCCGATGCCCTCGTGTGGGAGGACCCGCAAGGCACGGTGGAAGGGCGCGCCCTGGTCCCGCTGCTCCCACGGGCTGGCCAACTCGTGAAACGCGCACCGGCAACATACGCGCTGCTTACGGCCGTCGACGCCTTGCGCGTTGGGCGCGCGCGCGAGCGGGACATCGCACGCCGCTACCTTCGCGAGGTACTGAAGGTGCCGTCACCGAGCCAGCCGTCCACCGTATGA
- the kaiC gene encoding circadian clock protein KaiC — protein MTITPTLASPKILTGIRGFDEITRGGLPRGRTTLIMGGAGSGKTVFALQSLVNGVRESNESAIFVAFEESVAQIISNASAFGWDLPRLAKKRLQFFDARLSPEIVKSGEFDFVGMLAILESLARTSNAQRIVFDGLDVLLGLLDDPVVERREIYRIRDWLARTGLTGVITQKVGTDIVDQRYSYLQFIVDCVVIVRHQVVEGSAFRNLRVMKYRGSGFAGDEFPITLTTEGLQLTNRGPVELRYDVSDERISTGLPRLDHMLRGGYHRGSNILISGAPGTAKSTLAALFAVAACERGERTMYVSFDEGAAQIVRNLQSVAIQFAPYLASGLLKMYSTRTRGPNVEDQFGELRAMVRLHNPRCLVIDPLSALSTKLAHVASADAAQQFLDYLKVEGITVVNTSLLDGINTDEATATGISTIADTWIHMSYLVQDGERNRALTIVKSRGTGHSNQVRELTLTDSGVTLTDVFVAHGKVLMGVARWQWEQEGIAARKRNEVTTELKRLQLQLKQVEAAARLQVVQAETEARGAELELLARTMREASELLDTDRTALLEMRHADAEAMLAKPGASPKAAPKPRRTSLGRKAP, from the coding sequence GTGACCATCACTCCGACGCTGGCTTCGCCCAAGATTCTCACCGGCATCCGCGGGTTCGACGAAATTACCCGAGGCGGTCTTCCGCGCGGTCGAACGACGCTGATCATGGGAGGAGCGGGCAGCGGAAAGACGGTGTTTGCCCTACAGTCGCTGGTAAACGGCGTGCGCGAATCGAACGAATCCGCAATCTTTGTCGCGTTCGAGGAAAGCGTCGCTCAGATCATCAGCAACGCCTCGGCGTTTGGCTGGGACCTCCCGCGACTCGCGAAAAAGCGGCTGCAATTCTTCGACGCGCGCCTCTCGCCCGAGATCGTGAAGTCGGGCGAATTCGACTTTGTCGGCATGCTGGCCATCCTCGAGTCGCTGGCGCGAACAAGCAACGCGCAGCGCATCGTCTTCGACGGCTTGGACGTCCTCCTCGGCTTGCTCGACGATCCGGTCGTGGAGCGTCGGGAGATCTATCGCATTCGCGATTGGCTCGCCCGTACCGGCCTCACGGGCGTCATTACGCAGAAAGTCGGGACCGACATCGTCGATCAGCGCTATAGCTATCTGCAGTTTATCGTCGATTGCGTCGTGATCGTGCGGCACCAGGTGGTTGAGGGCTCGGCGTTCCGCAACCTTCGGGTCATGAAGTACCGCGGCTCCGGATTCGCCGGTGACGAGTTCCCCATCACACTGACGACCGAAGGACTGCAACTCACGAACCGCGGTCCGGTTGAACTGCGCTACGACGTTTCCGACGAGCGCATATCCACGGGCTTGCCTCGGCTCGATCACATGCTGCGTGGCGGCTATCATCGCGGTAGCAACATCTTGATCTCCGGCGCTCCCGGAACCGCAAAGTCCACGCTGGCCGCCCTGTTTGCGGTTGCGGCTTGCGAACGCGGTGAGCGAACGATGTATGTGAGCTTCGACGAAGGCGCGGCGCAGATCGTGCGCAACCTGCAGTCGGTCGCCATTCAGTTCGCACCATATCTCGCGTCGGGACTGCTCAAGATGTACTCCACGCGCACACGCGGGCCGAACGTCGAAGATCAGTTCGGAGAACTGCGCGCCATGGTGCGCCTGCACAATCCTCGCTGTCTGGTCATTGACCCGCTGTCGGCGCTCTCCACCAAACTGGCGCACGTCGCGTCGGCCGACGCGGCGCAGCAGTTCCTCGACTATCTCAAAGTGGAAGGCATCACGGTCGTCAACACGTCGTTGCTCGACGGGATCAACACCGATGAAGCGACGGCGACCGGAATCTCCACGATCGCCGACACCTGGATTCATATGTCGTATCTGGTGCAGGATGGCGAGCGCAATCGCGCGCTCACCATCGTGAAGTCGCGCGGTACGGGCCATTCGAATCAGGTGCGTGAGCTCACGCTGACCGACAGCGGGGTCACGTTGACTGATGTGTTTGTGGCGCATGGCAAGGTGCTGATGGGCGTCGCGCGCTGGCAGTGGGAACAGGAGGGCATTGCCGCAAGAAAACGCAACGAAGTGACAACGGAGCTGAAACGACTCCAGTTGCAACTCAAGCAGGTGGAGGCGGCGGCCCGCCTACAGGTGGTGCAAGCGGAGACGGAAGCGCGAGGCGCGGAGCTCGAGCTGTTGGCTCGCACGATGAGGGAAGCCTCGGAACTGCTCGACACCGATCGCACGGCGCTGCTCGAAATGCGGCACGCGGATGCCGAGGCTATGCTGGCCAAGCCGGGCGCATCACCGAAGGCCGCACCGAAGCCTCGGCGCACTTCCCTCGGCCGAAAGGCGCCGTAG
- a CDS encoding serine protease, with protein sequence MHITPTRLGRAAGPFSQRRASVRRQFALATVLLAVLGCHDQKLPTAAEPVGPRRIVNGSTVSAQDFSTTWPFVVGLRIQDENGNDAGLCTASVLASRWVVTAAHCVVGVQASRAFVIVGDRDISSSAARTIAVTRILTHPGFRLATVFNDVALLELQSDANVTPGRLPNADVVAGETVRVAGFGVTESGFTSDVLRETSLTVGGSGYDFLITRTHFWASAPQSSTCLGDSGGPAINAAGEIVGLTSFGLIPCGYGSGHTSVFRLQQWISESIWGVPDREAPQSVGFLTVNPDVVVVGAPTLVTASATDENTGNRVVARLEVRLDDGGAWVKMTPQDGAFDSARETATAVLTASTIGSHTVCVRATDAAGNTNLPECHELVAYEPRGGIIAGNGKVRTSYVYEGIRYDDEVELHFTADYRPGASVPSGKTTLRVGAVGARTPDFTLESTSHSYLLFSGPNEAEYQGEGIVRIREYSIPMKFRIWVSAIDQTVRLRLWQTTEYAWYELASPAPMLSGKVVVKPAAGR encoded by the coding sequence ATGCACATCACTCCTACGCGGCTCGGACGCGCCGCGGGTCCCTTTTCTCAACGTCGAGCCAGCGTTCGCCGCCAGTTCGCGCTCGCGACCGTACTGCTGGCCGTCCTCGGCTGCCACGATCAGAAGCTTCCCACGGCCGCCGAGCCGGTCGGCCCCCGCCGCATCGTCAACGGGTCGACGGTGTCGGCGCAGGATTTCTCGACGACCTGGCCCTTTGTGGTCGGCCTGCGGATTCAAGATGAAAATGGGAACGACGCAGGCCTCTGTACGGCCTCCGTCTTGGCCTCGCGGTGGGTGGTCACGGCCGCGCACTGCGTGGTGGGGGTCCAGGCCAGCCGGGCCTTCGTGATTGTGGGCGATCGGGACATCAGTAGCAGCGCCGCCCGTACAATCGCCGTTACCCGCATCCTCACGCACCCGGGCTTCAGACTCGCCACGGTGTTTAATGATGTGGCGCTCTTGGAGTTGCAGAGCGACGCCAACGTGACACCGGGGCGCCTTCCCAACGCGGACGTCGTGGCCGGCGAGACCGTTCGCGTGGCAGGATTCGGAGTGACAGAAAGCGGTTTCACGTCCGATGTGCTGCGCGAGACCAGCCTGACCGTTGGCGGAAGCGGGTACGACTTTCTCATTACGCGCACGCATTTCTGGGCCAGTGCGCCGCAGTCCAGCACGTGCTTGGGAGACAGCGGTGGGCCGGCCATCAACGCGGCCGGCGAGATTGTCGGGTTGACCAGTTTCGGTTTAATCCCATGCGGTTATGGCTCGGGGCACACGTCGGTGTTCCGCCTGCAGCAATGGATCTCGGAGTCCATCTGGGGAGTTCCCGACCGCGAGGCACCCCAGAGTGTAGGCTTTCTGACGGTCAATCCCGATGTCGTGGTGGTCGGGGCCCCGACGCTCGTGACGGCGTCGGCGACCGACGAGAATACGGGTAACCGTGTCGTCGCGCGCCTCGAAGTGCGTCTTGATGATGGCGGCGCGTGGGTGAAGATGACGCCGCAGGATGGCGCGTTCGACAGTGCACGTGAAACGGCGACCGCGGTGCTCACGGCGTCGACCATCGGCTCACACACGGTGTGCGTGCGGGCCACGGATGCGGCGGGCAACACCAATCTGCCCGAATGTCACGAGCTGGTGGCGTACGAGCCGAGAGGCGGCATCATCGCCGGCAACGGCAAAGTTCGCACGTCATACGTGTACGAGGGCATACGGTACGACGACGAAGTCGAGCTGCACTTCACGGCGGACTATCGGCCAGGAGCATCGGTGCCGAGCGGCAAGACCACATTGCGCGTCGGGGCGGTGGGCGCTCGCACACCTGATTTCACGCTGGAGAGCACCTCGCACAGCTATCTGCTTTTCTCCGGGCCCAATGAAGCCGAATACCAAGGCGAGGGCATCGTCAGGATTCGGGAGTACTCGATCCCCATGAAATTCCGGATTTGGGTCTCGGCGATCGATCAGACCGTGCGCCTGCGATTGTGGCAGACTACTGAGTATGCCTGGTATGAGTTGGCGTCGCCGGCGCCAATGCTCAGCGGCAAAGTGGTCGTGAAGCCTGCGGCCGGCCGCTAG
- a CDS encoding TraR/DksA family transcriptional regulator has protein sequence MPLTASQLQHLEKRLHEERTRLLEQLQDFVGEESSEDSQDLAGDLSKFPTHPADLGTDAANEALEASVSTRRSAEIAEIDAALERLASSPETFGLDEQSGEEIPFERLDIIPYARANVAA, from the coding sequence ATGCCACTGACCGCATCGCAGCTGCAGCACCTCGAGAAGCGCCTCCACGAGGAGCGCACCCGCCTTCTCGAGCAGCTTCAGGACTTCGTGGGCGAGGAATCGTCCGAAGACAGCCAGGATCTCGCCGGCGACCTTTCCAAATTCCCGACGCATCCGGCCGACCTTGGGACCGACGCCGCCAACGAAGCGCTCGAAGCCTCCGTCTCCACTCGGCGCTCGGCCGAGATCGCCGAAATCGACGCGGCGCTGGAACGACTGGCTTCCTCGCCGGAAACGTTCGGCCTCGACGAGCAGTCGGGCGAGGAGATCCCGTTCGAACGACTCGACATCATCCCCTACGCGCGCGCGAACGTCGCCGCGTAG
- a CDS encoding ATP-binding protein, with amino-acid sequence MIDVRTLRQRLAEANATITALVSGQVDAVVDSSSRTPVLLAEAQDALRESEARYRRIVETTNEGIITVTLDATLTFANPRVAEMLGYTTAELIGRSLLQLLPELSHAQAMHRIGSAEHDAEGASEVTILRRDGSELYVELKCSAVRDTNGEHVGMLAMMSDRTRRRQAEDSLRTAEAQLVVSDRMASVGTLAAGVAHEINNPLAAVTANLDFIAERLEHASDRSIASGDGAAWLQSNLWEPLNDAREAAERVRIIVRDLKLFSRAKPDEARCAVDINGVLDSTVRMAWNEIRHRARLVREYSTVPLVDASEARLGQVFLNLVVNAAQALSEGHAKQNLISLSTRYDDAQQRVVVDVGDTGAGIPPENLNRIFDPFFTTKDVGLGTGLGLAICQRIVTDFGGTLSVRSELGTGTTFSVSLPIATMASVVPPMPIQANERSARARILIVDDEELIVRSIVRTLGGAHNVIGVTAAREALALLQAGDRFDVILCDIMMPEMTGGELHAELLRTLPDQAHRLIFLTGGAFTASAQAFLSNSSNLHIEKPFAPLQLREAVQGVLRDRLSAADQSIEG; translated from the coding sequence ATGATTGACGTACGAACGCTCCGGCAACGACTCGCCGAAGCAAACGCGACTATTACGGCGTTGGTTTCCGGTCAGGTCGATGCCGTGGTCGATAGCAGCAGCCGCACGCCCGTCTTGCTCGCGGAGGCGCAGGACGCGCTGCGTGAAAGCGAAGCGAGATATCGTCGGATAGTCGAGACAACGAACGAAGGCATCATCACCGTAACGTTGGACGCAACCCTCACGTTCGCCAACCCACGCGTCGCAGAAATGCTCGGGTATACGACGGCTGAACTGATCGGACGGTCGTTACTGCAGTTGCTGCCGGAGCTCTCCCACGCGCAGGCGATGCATCGCATCGGAAGCGCCGAGCACGATGCCGAGGGGGCGAGTGAGGTCACCATTCTTCGAAGGGATGGATCAGAGCTCTACGTCGAACTCAAGTGCAGTGCCGTTCGGGACACGAATGGTGAGCACGTGGGCATGCTCGCCATGATGTCGGATCGCACACGCCGGCGGCAGGCCGAAGACTCGCTGCGGACGGCCGAGGCGCAGCTCGTCGTCAGCGATCGCATGGCGTCGGTCGGGACGCTGGCCGCAGGCGTCGCCCATGAGATCAACAACCCACTGGCCGCCGTCACGGCGAACCTGGACTTTATCGCGGAGCGCCTCGAGCACGCCTCTGACCGATCCATAGCCAGCGGAGACGGTGCGGCGTGGCTGCAATCCAATCTGTGGGAGCCGCTCAACGATGCGCGCGAGGCGGCCGAACGCGTTCGGATCATCGTGCGTGACCTCAAACTCTTCTCGCGCGCCAAGCCGGATGAAGCACGCTGCGCGGTCGACATCAACGGCGTCTTGGACTCGACTGTCCGCATGGCGTGGAACGAGATTCGACATCGTGCGCGACTCGTACGCGAATACAGCACGGTGCCGCTGGTCGATGCGAGCGAGGCCCGACTTGGTCAGGTCTTTCTGAATCTCGTGGTCAATGCGGCGCAGGCGCTCTCCGAAGGTCACGCGAAGCAGAATCTCATCAGCCTCTCGACCCGCTACGATGATGCTCAGCAGCGCGTGGTCGTCGACGTGGGCGACACCGGCGCTGGAATACCGCCCGAGAATCTCAACCGCATCTTCGATCCATTCTTCACCACGAAGGATGTGGGGCTTGGCACTGGACTGGGTCTCGCCATCTGCCAGCGGATCGTCACCGACTTCGGCGGTACACTGTCCGTACGAAGCGAGCTGGGAACAGGCACGACGTTCTCCGTTTCCCTGCCGATTGCGACGATGGCGTCCGTCGTTCCACCAATGCCTATTCAGGCGAACGAACGCAGCGCGCGCGCGCGCATATTGATCGTGGACGACGAAGAGCTCATCGTGCGCAGTATCGTGCGCACCCTCGGGGGCGCGCATAACGTGATCGGCGTGACCGCCGCACGCGAGGCGCTGGCGCTACTGCAAGCGGGTGATCGGTTCGACGTCATTCTCTGCGATATCATGATGCCCGAGATGACGGGGGGCGAGCTGCACGCGGAGCTGTTGCGTACGCTGCCAGACCAGGCACACCGCTTGATATTCCTGACGGGGGGCGCGTTCACGGCCAGCGCACAGGCGTTTCTCTCGAATTCGAGCAACCTGCACATCGAGAAGCCATTCGCGCCGCTCCAACTCCGTGAGGCCGTGCAAGGTGTGCTGCGAGATCGTCTCTCGGCAGCCGATCAGTCAATCGAGGGCTAG
- a CDS encoding integrase core domain-containing protein, whose amino-acid sequence MNIWSRRIMGWAVHPTQCDAHAATLFTTVCREHAVTAAGLVLHADNGGPMKGATMLATLERLGVVPSFSRPRVSDDNPYSEALFRTLKYCPAFPTQPFATLDAARAWVEAFVTWYNHDHHHSGIQFVTPDDRHTGRDIAILAQRAAVYQTARTQHPERWRGNTRDWSRPTTVYLNDARSASATGVAG is encoded by the coding sequence ATGAACATCTGGAGCCGCCGCATCATGGGATGGGCGGTGCACCCGACGCAATGTGACGCGCACGCGGCCACCCTGTTCACGACCGTGTGTCGCGAGCACGCCGTCACGGCCGCCGGCCTCGTCCTGCATGCCGACAACGGCGGCCCGATGAAAGGGGCCACGATGCTCGCGACCCTCGAGCGCCTCGGCGTGGTACCGTCGTTCAGTCGGCCGCGCGTCAGCGATGATAATCCGTATTCCGAGGCCCTGTTTCGCACGCTCAAGTACTGCCCGGCCTTTCCGACCCAGCCCTTCGCGACCCTCGACGCGGCGCGCGCCTGGGTGGAGGCCTTCGTGACGTGGTACAACCACGACCATCACCACAGCGGGATCCAGTTTGTCACGCCCGATGATCGGCATACGGGGCGTGACATCGCGATCCTCGCGCAGCGCGCGGCGGTGTATCAGACCGCGCGGACGCAGCATCCGGAACGCTGGCGCGGGAACACCCGCGACTGGTCGCGCCCGACGACGGTGTACTTGAATGATGCACGATCCGCGAGCGCCACCGGCGTCGCGGGATAG
- a CDS encoding serine/threonine-protein kinase, translating into MASQSAPLPSRFRFASRDSATGTDDLAALLQSRLLVIAMVIGVTFVVFFLLLTTRIGAVDAVTATSMARGRIIIALAVPPSLGCAWWLRQRTPRSMTALRRVEIALIAVFCFCIVLSIAADFPSLVLALDIAPVDLGLSQSVWMGLMIVAYGMMVPNRWQRTVQVIAMILVATALVDLWCLWQYPISASSTVAYLSAQWSALFGFTTFAVFGAYRLEVASNIARDALKLGQYVLVEKLGAGGMGEVHRAEHRLLRRPCAVKLIRPEHAGDPEALRRFEREVQATAALTHPNTVAIYDYGISDDGTFYYVMEYLPGATLEEVVTRDGPMTPSRAVHVLRQVAGALQEAHEAGLTHRDIKPGNVMLTARGGRRDVAKLLDFGLVTAQATGASGGEGQSDVTLAGMVVGTPAYMSPEQCAGDAQPGPSSDLYSLGALGFFLLTGRSPFEGRAALQMMIAHLHEPPPSAAALQPAVPPALDRVLQRCLAKQAADRFASAAELEEALVSALA; encoded by the coding sequence ATGGCGTCTCAATCCGCCCCGCTTCCGTCGCGTTTCCGGTTTGCCAGCCGCGACAGCGCGACCGGCACCGATGATCTCGCCGCCTTGCTGCAGTCGCGACTGCTCGTGATCGCGATGGTCATCGGCGTCACCTTTGTGGTGTTCTTCCTGCTGTTGACGACGCGTATCGGCGCAGTGGACGCCGTCACCGCGACGTCGATGGCGCGCGGACGGATCATCATTGCGTTGGCCGTCCCGCCGAGCCTGGGCTGCGCGTGGTGGCTGCGGCAGCGAACGCCGCGCTCCATGACGGCCCTGCGGCGCGTCGAGATTGCACTGATCGCCGTCTTTTGCTTCTGCATTGTGCTCTCGATAGCCGCCGACTTTCCGAGTCTGGTGTTGGCGCTCGACATCGCCCCCGTCGACCTCGGTTTGAGTCAGTCTGTCTGGATGGGGCTCATGATCGTGGCCTACGGCATGATGGTCCCCAATCGTTGGCAGCGCACGGTGCAAGTCATCGCAATGATCCTCGTGGCCACGGCGCTCGTTGATCTCTGGTGCTTGTGGCAGTACCCAATCAGCGCGTCATCGACGGTGGCCTACCTGAGCGCGCAGTGGAGTGCGCTGTTTGGCTTCACTACCTTTGCCGTGTTCGGGGCCTATCGCCTCGAAGTCGCCAGCAACATCGCGCGCGATGCCCTGAAGCTTGGTCAGTATGTGTTGGTGGAGAAGTTGGGTGCCGGTGGCATGGGGGAAGTGCATCGTGCCGAACACCGGCTGCTGCGTCGTCCGTGTGCCGTCAAACTCATTCGCCCGGAGCACGCCGGCGATCCGGAGGCCTTGCGACGGTTCGAGAGGGAAGTGCAGGCCACGGCCGCCCTGACGCATCCCAATACCGTCGCCATTTACGACTACGGGATCTCCGACGACGGGACGTTCTACTACGTCATGGAGTATCTGCCCGGGGCCACGCTCGAGGAAGTCGTCACGCGGGACGGTCCCATGACGCCTTCGCGCGCCGTGCATGTGCTCCGGCAAGTGGCCGGCGCCCTCCAAGAAGCGCATGAGGCGGGGCTGACGCATCGCGACATCAAACCCGGCAACGTGATGCTCACCGCGCGCGGTGGACGACGCGACGTCGCGAAGCTGCTCGACTTCGGTCTCGTCACCGCGCAGGCGACCGGTGCGAGCGGCGGTGAGGGGCAATCCGACGTGACGCTGGCCGGCATGGTGGTGGGCACCCCGGCGTACATGTCCCCAGAGCAATGCGCTGGTGATGCCCAGCCGGGACCGTCGAGCGACCTGTACAGCCTGGGGGCGTTGGGATTCTTCTTGCTAACCGGCCGCTCTCCGTTTGAAGGGCGGGCCGCACTGCAGATGATGATCGCCCACCTGCACGAGCCACCGCCGTCGGCGGCGGCGCTGCAGCCTGCCGTGCCGCCCGCCTTGGACCGCGTGCTGCAGCGCTGTCTCGCCAAGCAGGCGGCGGACCGGTTCGCGAGTGCGGCCGAACTTGAGGAGGCGCTGGTGAGTGCACTGGCGTAG
- a CDS encoding integrase arm-type DNA-binding domain-containing protein: MPKLSRVKLTKRTVDAAKPPAHGDTFTWDCEVRGFGLRVYASGRRLFLFQYQAPGTAQTRRLGLGEYPAITAEQARELAQRAASQLADGRDPKGDDSDALQRRTMADVFPDYLAERSGKIAPRTYAEYERTWEKALAPTFGTKRIGVIDEATIARWHSERRETPVAANRAVDLLSSFLAWAERRGYRAKHSNPCENIERYDEVKKGRSLSVAEYRALGAALEKAGTVGIRPAEKLRKTATRAETKKHRPKMADLPRQQSPVILAALRFLALSGWREQEALSLRWDSLDLERGVAVLTDTKSGRSERPLGKPALDVIREQAPVEGNPFVFVGGRSGQHVTDVKYTWAGVKEAAKLESTASFRLHDLRHSFTTVARDELGLGDHVIARLVGHTMGGITSRYGEVRDQTVRTAADAIATTIRGYLDRVEARVLPLVPLGSKIG; the protein is encoded by the coding sequence ATGCCGAAGCTCTCCCGCGTCAAACTCACCAAACGGACCGTCGACGCCGCGAAGCCCCCGGCGCACGGCGACACGTTCACGTGGGATTGTGAGGTTCGCGGGTTCGGGCTGCGGGTCTACGCGTCCGGCCGGCGGCTCTTCCTATTTCAATACCAAGCACCGGGGACGGCACAAACGCGGCGCCTCGGCCTCGGCGAGTATCCCGCCATCACCGCCGAGCAGGCGCGCGAGCTGGCCCAGCGTGCCGCGAGTCAGCTCGCCGACGGGCGCGACCCGAAGGGCGATGACAGCGACGCGCTGCAGCGCCGGACGATGGCGGACGTATTCCCGGACTACCTCGCGGAGCGCAGCGGCAAGATCGCCCCGCGCACCTATGCCGAGTACGAGCGCACGTGGGAGAAAGCGCTGGCGCCGACCTTCGGGACCAAGCGTATCGGGGTAATCGACGAGGCTACGATCGCGCGGTGGCATAGCGAACGCCGGGAGACGCCTGTCGCCGCCAATCGCGCCGTTGACCTGCTCTCGTCCTTCCTCGCATGGGCGGAACGTCGGGGCTACCGCGCCAAGCACAGCAACCCGTGCGAGAACATCGAGCGGTATGACGAGGTGAAGAAGGGCCGCAGCCTCAGCGTTGCCGAATACCGGGCTTTGGGTGCCGCTCTCGAGAAGGCCGGCACCGTTGGGATCCGACCGGCAGAGAAGCTGCGAAAGACCGCAACGCGAGCCGAGACCAAGAAACATCGGCCGAAGATGGCGGACCTGCCGCGCCAGCAGAGCCCCGTCATTCTCGCAGCGCTGCGGTTCTTGGCACTCTCCGGCTGGCGCGAGCAGGAAGCGCTGTCGCTGCGTTGGGACTCGCTCGACCTCGAGCGAGGAGTTGCCGTCCTCACCGACACCAAGAGCGGCCGCAGCGAGCGCCCGCTCGGTAAACCGGCGCTGGACGTGATTCGCGAGCAGGCGCCGGTCGAAGGCAATCCGTTTGTGTTCGTTGGCGGTCGCTCTGGGCAGCACGTTACCGACGTGAAGTACACGTGGGCAGGCGTGAAGGAAGCGGCGAAGCTCGAATCCACCGCGTCGTTCCGACTCCATGACTTACGGCATAGCTTCACCACGGTTGCGCGTGACGAGCTCGGACTCGGGGACCACGTCATCGCGCGGCTCGTGGGTCACACCATGGGCGGGATCACGTCGCGGTACGGCGAGGTGCGTGACCAGACGGTGCGCACGGCGGCCGATGCGATCGCGACGACGATTCGGGGCTACCTCGATCGGGTTGAGGCGAGGGTACTCCCGCTTGTGCCGCTTGGATCGAAGATCGGATGA
- a CDS encoding circadian clock KaiB family protein: protein MHLRLYVAGRAPNSVRAIANATAICEAHFADAYKLEIVDLLESPEQAAADGIVVTPTLLKLQPRPTERIIGNLSDTEQVLLALGNRPRRHD, encoded by the coding sequence ATGCACCTTCGACTGTATGTCGCCGGCCGCGCGCCGAACTCGGTGCGAGCGATCGCCAACGCCACGGCCATCTGCGAGGCCCACTTCGCCGACGCCTATAAGCTCGAGATCGTGGATCTCCTCGAATCGCCCGAACAGGCCGCTGCCGACGGCATCGTCGTCACGCCGACGCTCCTGAAGCTGCAGCCACGACCGACCGAACGCATCATCGGCAATCTGAGTGACACCGAGCAAGTGCTGCTCGCGCTCGGCAACCGGCCACGTCGCCATGATTGA
- a CDS encoding DUF433 domain-containing protein: protein MSVQSLPILSNPDILGGTPVFAGTRVPVQTFVEYLEAGDPLDEFLIDFPSVSREQAVAVLELAKDLLLARAVA, encoded by the coding sequence ATGAGCGTGCAATCGCTGCCAATTCTGAGCAATCCTGACATCTTGGGCGGCACGCCTGTGTTCGCCGGGACGCGCGTGCCAGTCCAGACGTTCGTCGAGTATCTCGAAGCAGGGGACCCGCTCGACGAGTTCCTGATCGATTTTCCGAGCGTCTCACGCGAGCAGGCGGTGGCGGTTCTCGAACTCGCCAAAGATTTGTTGCTCGCGCGCGCGGTGGCCTAG
- a CDS encoding helix-turn-helix transcriptional regulator, which translates to MTLRLRIPELLEAAGLTAWGLHKQSEGRISASTAYRLVQFRGELESFPRPTLEALCDVLRLEPGELFEREKAKRRR; encoded by the coding sequence ATGACTCTTCGACTTCGTATCCCAGAATTGCTCGAGGCGGCCGGACTGACCGCGTGGGGCCTGCACAAGCAATCGGAAGGACGTATCAGCGCCTCAACCGCCTATCGCCTCGTGCAGTTTCGCGGCGAGCTGGAGTCGTTCCCTCGGCCGACCTTGGAGGCGCTGTGCGATGTGCTGCGCCTCGAGCCTGGCGAGCTGTTTGAACGCGAGAAGGCCAAGCGGCGGCGGTAA